In Deltaproteobacteria bacterium, the following are encoded in one genomic region:
- a CDS encoding 1-acyl-sn-glycerol-3-phosphate acyltransferase, whose amino-acid sequence MSKKDVLFNPYRPGDEDHLYFNDSRILKHFFSSMRLVENYFRYEVVGLDNLGTPSLLPHSPALIVLNHGFLPIDLVLLGRKIYRQTGRRIRVLVHRRSWRIPVLREVALNIGLVDAKQENAIRLLKKGELVCVFPGGEREGMKPSSQKYQLMWEERFG is encoded by the coding sequence ATGTCCAAAAAAGACGTCCTCTTTAACCCCTACCGCCCCGGGGACGAAGACCATCTTTATTTCAACGACTCGAGGATCCTCAAACATTTTTTCTCGAGCATGCGGCTTGTGGAAAATTATTTTCGCTACGAGGTGGTCGGCCTCGACAATCTTGGGACACCGTCCCTTCTTCCCCACTCTCCGGCGCTGATCGTTTTAAACCATGGATTCCTGCCGATTGATCTTGTCCTTTTGGGGCGGAAGATCTATCGGCAAACGGGACGGCGAATCCGTGTTCTGGTCCACCGGCGGTCGTGGCGGATTCCGGTTTTGAGGGAGGTGGCCCTCAACATAGGTCTGGTTGACGCCAAGCAGGAGAATGCAATTCGCCTTTTAAAAAAGGGGGAGCTGGTCTGCGTCTTTCCCGGCGGCGAACGCGAGGGGATGAAGCCTTCGTCGCAAAAATATCAATTGATGTGGGAGGAGCGATTCGGCTAA
- a CDS encoding homocysteine S-methyltransferase family protein, which yields MANKSSTTGGLKDLLNERILVLDGAMGTMLQQKNLTANDFGGSSLEGCNENLVLTRPDVVLDIHRKYFEAGSDIVETNTFGATPLVLAEYGLQEKAHPINKTAAEIARKAAKEFSTAKKPRFVAGSMGPTTKAITVTGGVTFEALIDHFKKQALGLLDGGVDLLLLETCQDTRNIKAGVIGIHKAFEECGKKVPLIISGTIEPMGTMLAGQAADALVASLSHLDLLAIGLNCATGPEFMTDHIRTIHDLADPAVSCYPNAGLPDEEGKYLETPESLAKQLERFIDNGWINLVGGCCGTTHRHIGAIARMAEGKKPRRSPHGSKNRVFFSGIELVEATDDNRPLLVGERTNMIGSRLFKDLINSEKWDEATDIARRQVKNGAQVVDVCLQSTDRDELPDIDPFYEKLIRKIKAPIMIDTTHPAAVEKALTYCQGKSIVNSINLEDGEEKFRRVVPLIKKYGAAVVVGCIDEDPVQAQAFTRERKLAVAERSHKLLTTKYGIPETDIIFDPLVFPCATGDANYIGGAVETIEGIRLIRQKFPNCRTILGISNISFGLPPAAREVVNSVEKKLAEDLLLRQNKSTVQTYIAAIAEFYRGASKKEKKPTAQLPLDERLAQYIIQGTKDGLIPDLEIKLKEKVKPLDIINGPLMGGMSEVGRLFNNNELIVAEVLQSAEAMKAAVGFLEQFMEKADVTSRGKVILATVKGDVHDIGKNLVEIILKNNGYDVINLGIKVPPEQLIKAYHEHKPDIIGLSGLLVKSAQQMAITAGDLKMAGIQIPLLVGGAALSDKFTRTKIAPSYTQAVFYSKDAMTGLDLANRLMDPANKQKLLEGYEKQLKQSDVGASASGGRPLPAETTLRSLKVRLDIPIPPAPYLDRKKRDVPQVQEIWSYINPLMLYVRHLGFKGNFEKKLVDRDPKAIELNDRVEEIKREAVSFMKIKAIWQFFEAEGNGNDIHLFAPGGKQPLHTFHFNRQRKPDGLCLSDYLLPPVKGKRDHIVLMAVTAGQGIRERAEKLKEEGEYLKSHALNVLALETAEGCAEWLHRRIREDWGFPDSKEMTMKDRFTAKYRGKRYSFGYPACPNLEDQEGIWKLLHPEEIGIQLTEGFMMDPDASVSAIVFHHPDCIYFGVGESAGQDKRD from the coding sequence ATGGCCAATAAATCTTCCACAACAGGCGGTTTGAAGGATCTTCTCAACGAGCGGATCCTCGTCCTGGACGGCGCCATGGGGACAATGCTTCAGCAAAAGAATCTGACGGCAAACGACTTTGGCGGGTCGAGCCTGGAAGGGTGCAACGAAAATCTGGTTCTCACCCGTCCCGACGTGGTCCTCGACATCCACCGGAAATATTTTGAGGCCGGCTCGGATATCGTGGAAACAAACACCTTCGGCGCAACCCCGCTGGTACTGGCAGAGTACGGTTTGCAGGAGAAAGCTCATCCGATCAACAAAACCGCCGCCGAAATCGCCCGAAAAGCGGCCAAAGAATTTTCAACCGCCAAAAAACCGCGCTTCGTGGCCGGCTCGATGGGCCCCACCACCAAAGCCATCACCGTCACGGGAGGAGTGACTTTTGAAGCACTCATTGATCACTTTAAAAAACAGGCCTTAGGCCTGTTGGATGGCGGGGTGGACCTCCTCCTTTTGGAAACCTGTCAGGATACGCGAAATATCAAAGCAGGCGTTATCGGTATTCATAAAGCATTCGAGGAGTGCGGCAAGAAAGTACCGTTGATTATTTCCGGCACCATCGAACCGATGGGAACAATGCTTGCCGGTCAGGCGGCCGATGCCTTGGTCGCTTCCCTCTCCCATCTGGATCTGCTGGCCATCGGCCTTAACTGCGCCACCGGGCCGGAGTTTATGACCGACCATATCCGGACGATCCATGACCTGGCCGATCCCGCCGTCTCCTGTTACCCCAACGCCGGCCTCCCTGACGAAGAAGGGAAATATCTGGAAACGCCGGAATCGCTGGCAAAACAGCTCGAGCGATTCATCGATAACGGCTGGATCAACCTTGTCGGCGGCTGTTGCGGCACAACCCACCGCCACATTGGCGCAATCGCCCGGATGGCTGAAGGAAAAAAACCGCGCCGGTCGCCGCACGGATCCAAAAACCGCGTCTTTTTTTCCGGCATCGAACTGGTCGAGGCGACCGACGACAACCGCCCTCTTTTGGTCGGCGAGCGAACCAACATGATCGGGTCGCGCCTTTTCAAAGATTTAATCAACAGCGAAAAATGGGACGAAGCCACCGACATCGCCCGCCGCCAGGTCAAAAACGGGGCGCAGGTGGTGGATGTCTGCCTGCAAAGCACCGATCGCGATGAACTCCCCGACATCGATCCGTTCTATGAAAAACTGATCCGCAAGATCAAAGCGCCGATCATGATCGACACGACCCATCCGGCCGCTGTTGAAAAGGCGCTGACTTATTGTCAGGGGAAATCGATCGTCAATTCAATCAACCTCGAAGACGGCGAGGAAAAATTTAGGCGCGTTGTGCCGCTAATAAAAAAGTATGGGGCCGCAGTGGTTGTTGGTTGTATTGATGAAGACCCGGTGCAGGCGCAGGCTTTCACCCGGGAAAGAAAACTGGCCGTTGCCGAGCGCTCCCACAAACTTTTGACGACAAAATATGGGATTCCGGAAACGGACATTATTTTCGATCCCCTCGTCTTCCCCTGCGCCACGGGGGATGCAAACTACATCGGCGGCGCCGTGGAGACTATCGAGGGCATCCGGCTCATCCGGCAAAAATTTCCAAACTGCCGCACGATCCTCGGCATCTCGAATATATCGTTCGGCCTGCCGCCGGCGGCCCGCGAGGTGGTTAATTCGGTCGAAAAAAAATTGGCCGAGGATTTATTGTTGCGCCAAAACAAATCAACGGTGCAAACTTATATCGCCGCCATCGCCGAGTTTTATCGTGGCGCCTCTAAAAAAGAGAAAAAACCAACCGCCCAGTTGCCTCTGGATGAACGCCTCGCCCAATACATCATTCAAGGGACCAAAGACGGTCTCATCCCCGACCTCGAAATCAAACTGAAAGAAAAAGTCAAACCGCTCGACATCATCAACGGCCCGCTCATGGGGGGAATGAGCGAGGTCGGGCGCCTGTTCAACAACAACGAGTTGATTGTGGCGGAAGTATTGCAGTCGGCAGAGGCAATGAAAGCGGCTGTCGGTTTTCTGGAACAATTCATGGAAAAGGCCGATGTCACCAGCCGTGGAAAGGTGATTCTGGCGACAGTTAAGGGGGATGTTCATGACATCGGCAAAAATCTGGTTGAGATCATTCTGAAAAACAACGGCTATGATGTGATCAATCTCGGCATCAAAGTCCCGCCGGAACAATTGATCAAGGCTTATCACGAACACAAGCCGGACATCATCGGCCTCTCGGGCCTCTTGGTCAAATCGGCCCAGCAGATGGCCATCACGGCGGGTGATTTAAAAATGGCCGGAATTCAAATCCCCCTCTTGGTCGGCGGGGCCGCCCTCTCGGACAAGTTCACCCGTACAAAAATTGCTCCAAGCTACACCCAGGCAGTCTTTTACTCCAAAGATGCGATGACGGGGCTTGATCTGGCCAATCGATTGATGGATCCGGCAAACAAACAGAAATTGTTGGAAGGATATGAAAAACAATTAAAACAATCCGACGTAGGGGCGTCCGCCTCAGGCGGACGCCCTTTACCGGCAGAGACAACCCTACGTTCATTGAAGGTTCGCTTGGACATCCCTATCCCCCCCGCCCCTTATTTGGATCGAAAAAAACGCGACGTGCCGCAGGTTCAGGAAATATGGAGTTACATCAATCCCCTGATGCTCTATGTCCGTCACCTCGGCTTCAAGGGAAACTTTGAGAAAAAATTGGTCGACCGTGATCCGAAGGCAATCGAATTAAACGACCGCGTGGAAGAAATCAAGCGCGAGGCGGTCTCTTTTATGAAAATAAAGGCGATCTGGCAATTTTTTGAGGCTGAAGGCAACGGGAATGATATTCACCTCTTTGCCCCTGGAGGGAAACAGCCGCTCCATACCTTCCATTTCAACCGCCAGCGGAAACCGGACGGCCTTTGCCTGTCGGATTATCTTCTTCCTCCAGTGAAGGGAAAAAGGGACCATATTGTTCTTATGGCAGTGACGGCCGGTCAGGGAATTCGAGAACGGGCCGAAAAATTGAAAGAAGAGGGAGAGTATCTCAAATCGCACGCCTTAAACGTCCTTGCCTTGGAAACCGCTGAAGGGTGCGCCGAGTGGCTCCACCGTCGGATCCGTGAGGATTGGGGCTTTCCCGATTCAAAAGAGATGACCATGAAGGACCGCTTTACCGCCAAATACCGCGGCAAACGCTACAGCTTCGGTTATCCGGCCTGCCCCAATCTGGAAGATCAGGAAGGAATCTGGAAACTCCTTCATCCCGAAGAGATCGGAATCCAGTTGACCGAGGGTTTCATGATGGATCCAGACGCCAGCGTGTCGGCCATCGTCTTCCATCATCCGGATTGTATTTATTTTGGCGTTGGTGAATCGGCGGGACAGGATAAAAGGGATTGA
- a CDS encoding thioredoxin domain-containing protein, with product MKGHNRLGREKSPYLLQHKDNPVHWYAWGDEAFKAAREQNKLIFLSIGYSTCHWCHVMEHDSFEKQEVADVLNKNFISIKVDREERPDIDQIYMEAVVGMTGNGGWPMSVFLTPDLKPFYGGTFFWRPQFLQLLAGLQKMWEADPEKIRTSGKEITAYLSDKPKRAVEGKLDENTLRQAFSLYATSIDGVYGGFGRAPKFPRSTDLSLLLRIHRRTGSPEALAMVETTLDNMARGGIYDHLGGGFHRYSTDAEWLTPHFEKMLYDNALLAWTYLEGYQVTQKPMYAAVARETLDYVLRDMTDPLGGFYSAEDADSEGEEGKFYVWNEGELKKPLTSEEFDLISKVYGVTAGGNFEHQTNILHLLKKYDWSIKDDPSLKSAHQKLFEIREKRIHPHKDDKILTDWNGLMIFALAKGYQVLGDEKYLQAAQKATGFLEKNLYRNGRLLHRFRDGEGRIDGFVSDYAFLIHGLIALFESDFDPKWLSFAQNLQKKQDELFWDRTAGGYFFAAAGKDDLIVRKKEMHDGAYPSGNSVAALNLLRLYGLTFEKDYSDKADAVFTAMAGEVGRYPAGYSMTLIALDYSLDSAKEIAVVGPISDEIRRYLNQAFLPNKVIAVSSGRNLDIPLLKGREAIGGKTTFYVCENQVCKLPTNDWEAAKKIISHFKKYDL from the coding sequence ATGAAGGGTCATAATCGGCTTGGCCGCGAAAAAAGCCCCTATCTTTTGCAACACAAGGATAATCCGGTGCACTGGTATGCCTGGGGGGATGAAGCCTTCAAAGCCGCGCGGGAGCAGAACAAACTGATTTTCCTCTCCATCGGCTACTCCACCTGCCACTGGTGCCATGTGATGGAACACGACTCGTTTGAAAAACAGGAGGTCGCGGATGTTCTCAACAAAAATTTCATCAGCATCAAGGTGGACCGCGAGGAGCGGCCCGATATCGATCAGATTTACATGGAGGCGGTGGTGGGGATGACCGGGAACGGCGGATGGCCGATGTCGGTTTTTTTAACGCCCGATCTCAAGCCGTTTTACGGCGGGACTTTTTTCTGGCGGCCGCAGTTTTTGCAACTCTTAGCCGGGCTTCAGAAGATGTGGGAGGCCGATCCGGAAAAAATCCGCACCTCCGGCAAAGAAATAACCGCCTATTTAAGCGACAAACCGAAGAGGGCTGTCGAGGGAAAATTGGATGAAAATACGCTCCGTCAGGCCTTTTCTCTCTATGCCACCAGCATCGACGGCGTTTATGGCGGTTTCGGCCGGGCGCCGAAATTTCCGCGATCGACCGATCTTTCTTTGTTATTGCGCATCCACCGCCGGACGGGAAGCCCGGAGGCGCTGGCGATGGTCGAGACGACGCTCGACAACATGGCGCGTGGGGGAATCTACGATCATTTGGGGGGCGGGTTTCACCGTTATTCCACCGATGCCGAATGGCTTACTCCCCATTTCGAAAAGATGCTCTATGACAACGCCCTTTTGGCCTGGACCTATCTGGAAGGGTATCAGGTAACGCAAAAGCCGATGTATGCCGCCGTGGCCCGCGAGACGCTCGATTATGTCTTGCGCGACATGACGGATCCCTTGGGGGGCTTCTATTCCGCCGAGGATGCCGACAGCGAGGGGGAGGAAGGGAAGTTTTATGTCTGGAACGAAGGGGAGTTGAAAAAACCGCTCACCAGCGAAGAATTTGATCTTATTTCCAAAGTCTATGGTGTGACTGCTGGAGGCAATTTTGAGCATCAGACCAATATTCTCCATCTCTTGAAAAAATATGATTGGTCGATAAAAGATGATCCCTCGCTGAAATCGGCCCATCAGAAATTATTTGAAATTCGAGAAAAAAGAATCCATCCGCACAAAGACGATAAAATCCTGACCGACTGGAACGGTTTGATGATTTTTGCGCTGGCCAAGGGCTATCAGGTCTTGGGGGATGAAAAATATCTGCAGGCGGCACAAAAGGCGACCGGATTTCTTGAAAAGAATCTCTATCGCAACGGGCGTTTGTTGCACCGTTTTCGCGACGGGGAGGGGCGTATTGACGGTTTTGTGAGCGATTATGCCTTTCTGATTCACGGCCTCATTGCCCTTTTTGAATCGGATTTTGATCCAAAATGGCTCTCATTCGCGCAAAATCTCCAAAAGAAACAGGATGAGCTTTTTTGGGATAGAACAGCAGGGGGCTACTTTTTTGCCGCGGCCGGGAAGGACGATCTCATCGTCCGAAAAAAAGAGATGCATGACGGGGCCTATCCCTCCGGCAACTCGGTGGCGGCGCTTAATCTGCTCCGCCTCTATGGGCTAACGTTTGAAAAGGATTATTCAGACAAGGCGGACGCCGTTTTTACCGCGATGGCGGGGGAAGTAGGGCGTTATCCGGCAGGTTACTCAATGACATTGATTGCCCTTGATTACTCGCTCGATTCGGCGAAAGAAATTGCGGTTGTTGGGCCGATATCGGATGAGATCAGGCGATATTTGAATCAGGCATTTTTGCCGAACAAGGTCATAGCGGTATCGTCGGGCCGGAATCTTGATATTCCCCTTTTGAAGGGGCGTGAAGCCATCGGCGGAAAAACCACGTTTTACGTCTGTGAGAATCAGGTATGCAAACTGCCGACAAACGATTGGGAGGCGGCCAAAAAAATAATCTCTCATTTCAAAAAGTATGATCTTTAA
- a CDS encoding CDP-alcohol phosphatidyltransferase family protein: protein MNLNSIWFSLGPLIGFNVLLLGTVLAFRPVYRKKERLKEVEERPASKFLNRWMREYWLWLTEPFVRFFVRLGISPNALTTIGMLVGLASGYFFWKGHFGLGGWLMIFGATFDTFDGRVARATNRETKSGAYYDSVMDRISEGAVLVGLALYYRNHWGLFLVLAGLIGAFMVSYTRAKGDANGISYEGGSMQRPERIVYLGVGAVFTPVFGPFLKFLSPDINDYLYLLPLGFVSLMCWGTSFNRLHTVMQRLDEKNGKV, encoded by the coding sequence ATGAATCTCAACTCGATCTGGTTTTCGCTGGGTCCGCTCATCGGTTTTAATGTCCTTCTTCTGGGCACCGTCCTTGCCTTTCGGCCCGTCTACCGCAAAAAAGAGCGTCTCAAAGAAGTGGAGGAGCGCCCCGCCTCCAAATTTTTAAACCGCTGGATGCGGGAATACTGGCTCTGGCTCACCGAGCCGTTTGTCCGTTTCTTTGTCCGGCTGGGTATTTCCCCCAATGCGCTGACCACAATCGGAATGCTCGTCGGCCTTGCCTCGGGATATTTTTTCTGGAAAGGGCATTTCGGCCTCGGCGGGTGGCTGATGATTTTTGGGGCCACCTTCGACACGTTTGACGGGCGCGTGGCGCGGGCGACAAACCGTGAGACCAAATCGGGGGCCTATTACGACTCGGTGATGGACCGCATCTCCGAGGGGGCCGTTCTTGTCGGCTTGGCCCTCTATTATCGCAACCACTGGGGGCTCTTTCTCGTCCTCGCCGGATTGATCGGCGCCTTTATGGTCAGCTACACGCGCGCAAAAGGGGATGCCAACGGCATCAGCTACGAAGGGGGCTCGATGCAGAGGCCGGAGCGGATTGTCTATCTGGGGGTCGGCGCCGTTTTTACGCCGGTCTTCGGTCCTTTTCTTAAGTTTCTTTCGCCGGATATCAACGATTATCTCTACCTCCTCCCCCTTGGTTTCGTCAGCCTGATGTGCTGGGGAACCTCCTTTAACCGTCTGCATACCGTCATGCAACGTCTCGACGAAAAGAATGGAAAGGTCTAG
- a CDS encoding radical SAM protein, whose translation MGKAIETVLSKSAKAAWTVFQSVNKRIPEGKAFQPQWADRPLLKSYEKVKPPLGWPRETDSLCPDCVKETRAKILKGELSVEVLRNEKPAEIKSKIIERDGKIWMVKDCPKHGHYEDVMAIDPKFLERMEQLYPGSDFYAPHKIRRHGSSSITYGRGSVMTIDLTNRCNMMCDPCFMDANQVGYVHELTFEEVKKILDDSISVKPRRQMSIQFSGGEPTISPHFIEAIRYAKEVGYFSVQCATNGIKFAEDPEFAKQAYEAGLRIAYLQFDGVGNENHEHRKIGNLFDIKLRAMENLYNAGIDIVLVVTIVKTVNDHQVGKIVDFAVQNSDKISFISFQPVSFTGRDEDITPELRHAQRYTLSHLAHDVKKQTGLTEPLRDWFPLSAVAPFSDFTDMMKGPNEDWGTLKCGCHPNCGVGTVLLVNKETKEYAPLGAMLDIEQFLKDVTVINDAARGPKASKAQMAMALLRNYNPAKAPKGFGLKDLIQKFDKQSGGSMGGEYGVGAERKKDKWLFMFIAGMWFQDLWNYDFRRTERCIIPYGTQEGEISFCAYNTGVGWRNIVENMYKVASVGQWFKEKGRHPVYANGQPVLLPSFENSLKVPGLPNYDAAAKAYAVRKVPLEKKVVNA comes from the coding sequence ATGGGAAAAGCGATCGAAACAGTTCTATCCAAATCGGCCAAAGCCGCTTGGACCGTGTTTCAGTCGGTGAACAAACGAATTCCCGAAGGGAAGGCTTTTCAGCCGCAATGGGCCGATCGTCCTCTTTTGAAAAGCTACGAAAAGGTGAAGCCCCCCCTCGGATGGCCGCGCGAAACCGATTCGCTCTGCCCCGACTGCGTCAAAGAAACAAGGGCAAAAATTCTGAAAGGGGAATTGAGCGTGGAGGTGCTCCGAAACGAAAAGCCGGCCGAGATCAAATCCAAAATTATCGAGCGCGACGGCAAGATCTGGATGGTGAAGGATTGCCCCAAGCATGGTCATTACGAGGATGTGATGGCCATTGATCCCAAATTTTTGGAACGGATGGAACAGCTCTACCCCGGAAGCGATTTCTACGCCCCGCACAAGATCCGCCGTCACGGCAGTTCCTCCATCACCTACGGGCGCGGGTCGGTCATGACCATCGACTTAACCAACCGATGCAACATGATGTGCGACCCCTGCTTTATGGACGCCAACCAGGTGGGCTACGTCCACGAGTTGACGTTTGAAGAGGTCAAGAAAATCCTCGACGACTCTATTTCGGTCAAGCCGCGGCGCCAGATGTCCATCCAGTTCTCCGGCGGCGAGCCGACCATCTCGCCCCATTTTATCGAGGCCATCAGGTATGCCAAGGAGGTCGGCTACTTTTCGGTTCAGTGCGCCACCAACGGCATCAAATTCGCCGAGGATCCCGAATTTGCCAAGCAGGCCTACGAAGCGGGTTTGCGGATCGCCTATCTCCAGTTCGACGGTGTGGGGAACGAAAACCACGAGCACCGCAAAATCGGCAACCTCTTCGACATCAAGCTCCGTGCGATGGAAAACCTCTATAATGCCGGCATCGACATTGTTCTTGTGGTGACCATCGTCAAAACCGTCAACGACCATCAGGTGGGGAAGATCGTCGACTTTGCCGTCCAAAACAGCGACAAGATCAGCTTCATTTCCTTTCAACCGGTGTCGTTTACCGGACGGGATGAAGACATCACGCCGGAGTTGCGCCACGCCCAGCGCTATACGCTTTCGCACCTGGCGCACGATGTGAAAAAGCAGACGGGCTTGACCGAACCGCTCCGCGACTGGTTCCCGCTTTCGGCGGTCGCCCCCTTTTCGGATTTTACCGATATGATGAAGGGGCCGAACGAGGATTGGGGAACGCTGAAGTGCGGCTGTCATCCCAACTGCGGCGTCGGGACGGTGCTTTTGGTCAACAAAGAAACAAAGGAATATGCGCCCCTGGGGGCTATGCTCGATATTGAGCAGTTCTTAAAAGATGTAACGGTAATCAACGACGCGGCCCGGGGCCCCAAAGCCTCAAAGGCCCAGATGGCGATGGCCCTTTTGAGGAATTACAATCCCGCCAAGGCGCCGAAAGGCTTCGGGCTCAAGGACTTGATCCAAAAGTTCGACAAACAGAGCGGTGGGTCGATGGGAGGGGAGTACGGCGTCGGGGCCGAGCGCAAGAAAGACAAATGGCTCTTCATGTTTATTGCCGGCATGTGGTTTCAGGATCTCTGGAATTACGATTTCCGCCGGACGGAGCGCTGTATTATTCCATACGGGACGCAGGAAGGGGAGATTTCCTTCTGCGCCTACAACACCGGCGTCGGCTGGAGAAACATTGTCGAAAACATGTACAAAGTGGCCTCCGTCGGGCAATGGTTCAAAGAAAAGGGGCGGCATCCGGTGTACGCCAACGGCCAGCCGGTTCTTCTCCCCAGTTTCGAAAACAGCCTAAAGGTGCCGGGCCTTCCCAATTACGATGCCGCCGCCAAGGCCTACGCAGTACGAAAAGTACCTCTTGAAAAAAAGGTCGTGAACGCTTAA
- a CDS encoding PIN domain-containing protein, with amino-acid sequence MKTSKILFDSYAWIEFFLGSSKGETVSAYLSQADCHTPLIVIAELSAKYAELPLVLWNERLAFIQSQTEVIPLTLEIASEAGRTRQIMREERPRFGLVDAIIYETAKAHNLSVLSGDPHFKGLPLLKKKRRKMKSSSRPGRVSSRGRGGFRPRFSGF; translated from the coding sequence ATGAAGACCTCTAAGATTCTTTTCGACTCCTACGCCTGGATCGAATTTTTCCTTGGGTCATCGAAGGGAGAGACGGTCAGCGCTTACTTGAGCCAGGCGGACTGCCATACGCCGCTTATCGTTATCGCCGAGCTATCCGCAAAATACGCCGAGCTTCCTTTGGTCCTTTGGAACGAGCGTCTTGCATTTATTCAGTCACAAACGGAAGTCATTCCGTTAACATTGGAAATTGCCTCCGAGGCGGGCAGAACCCGCCAAATAATGAGAGAGGAAAGACCCCGTTTTGGCTTGGTCGACGCCATCATTTACGAGACGGCCAAAGCGCATAACCTTTCTGTTTTGAGCGGCGATCCCCATTTTAAAGGATTGCCATTGTTAAAAAAGAAGAGGCGAAAAATGAAAAGCTCCTCCAGGCCCGGCAGAGTTTCATCGAGGGGGCGGGGCGGATTTCGGCCTCGCTTCTCGGGATTTTAA
- a CDS encoding gamma carbonic anhydrase family protein: MILPYEQTSPKIHPTVFLAPQAVVIGDVEIGEGSSVWFQTVVRGDVNSIRIGKRTNIQDLSVVHVSNADGPKPAKTIIGDDVTVGHRVILHGCTIGNGCLIGMGSILMDDVVIGDGAVIGAGSLVTEKTEIPPGQLAFGRPAKVIRPLTEMERAVVPYLSNHYAELARTYLKQGVS, translated from the coding sequence ATGATTCTTCCTTACGAGCAGACGTCGCCCAAAATTCATCCAACGGTCTTTCTTGCCCCGCAGGCCGTTGTCATCGGCGATGTGGAGATCGGGGAGGGGTCCTCCGTCTGGTTTCAAACGGTTGTCCGCGGGGATGTCAATTCCATTCGCATCGGAAAAAGGACGAATATTCAGGATCTCTCCGTTGTCCATGTCTCCAATGCCGACGGGCCAAAACCGGCAAAAACCATTATCGGCGACGATGTCACGGTGGGGCATCGGGTGATTTTGCACGGTTGCACTATCGGCAACGGGTGTTTGATCGGCATGGGGTCGATTCTCATGGATGATGTGGTTATCGGCGACGGCGCGGTGATCGGCGCCGGTTCGCTGGTGACCGAAAAGACCGAAATTCCGCCGGGGCAGTTGGCGTTTGGCCGCCCCGCCAAGGTGATTCGCCCGTTAACCGAGATGGAGCGGGCGGTGGTTCCGTATCTTTCGAATCATTATGCGGAGTTGGCCAGGACTTACCTCAAACAAGGCGTGTCTTGA
- a CDS encoding bifunctional nuclease family protein, whose protein sequence is MIHVKVTGLTIDPFTNMPIIILKDFDEKMALPIWIGLIEASAIATELEKIELSRPMTHDLMRNILNTLGVAVTRVEVTDLTDNTFFAQIRLRRDGKEFVMDSRPSDAIALALRTKAEIFVDKKVMEKSRRIDLSKQVDSGQVKEQKWNELLENLNPEDFGKYKM, encoded by the coding sequence ATGATTCACGTAAAGGTGACGGGGCTGACGATCGATCCGTTCACCAACATGCCGATCATCATCCTTAAGGATTTTGACGAAAAGATGGCCCTTCCCATCTGGATCGGCCTGATTGAAGCCTCGGCCATCGCCACCGAGCTGGAAAAGATCGAGCTCTCCCGCCCGATGACGCACGACCTGATGCGGAATATTTTGAATACGCTCGGCGTTGCGGTTACACGGGTGGAGGTGACCGATCTGACCGACAACACCTTTTTCGCGCAGATCCGCTTGAGGCGTGACGGCAAAGAATTTGTGATGGACAGCAGACCCTCCGACGCCATCGCGCTGGCCCTCCGCACGAAGGCCGAAATATTTGTGGACAAAAAGGTGATGGAAAAATCGCGCCGGATCGATCTCTCCAAACAGGTCGACTCGGGACAGGTGAAAGAGCAAAAATGGAACGAACTGCTTGAAAATCTCAACCCCGAAGATTTCGGCAAGTACAAGATGTAG